The following proteins come from a genomic window of Chryseobacterium glaciei:
- a CDS encoding GldM family protein → MATGKQTPRQKMINLMYLVFIAMMALNIDAEIIRSFYDSTKALNETRFLTEKKNEKIFEKTLEAKAQQVPDTYATPWEQYKVLKSKVDVLVKSAEEIKDNLKKQSEFHEKDKAGKEIDVSENFAALNNNEATMSYFFKDGDENTLTKGSTDLKAKMDDVRNYIVATFGKNSQLKDLVDRANASIVAEYPQGKSPNGKTWFQNKFYHQSLIAAISNLGIIQNDARNVQSDALALLLQEKVDASIKFNNYEAIVSAPTDIQSGKKAEAVIMLGTYSNSNKISISGVSRQENGKGYIPLNTSGLGEHKINGTITLTDATGKSQPYPYTHTYNVIAGPQEVKLEKGLLLSADKMNVMYRGLENPVSGSILGADNSKLSLSAPGATVRSTGPGKWIVSPSSGNTVKLTLSGKNPSGQNVSQVFEYRIKNVPPPQGQMRGQNVLSMPATSVPNQSVQAAIPDFDFPVSFTVNQFMVKIPGRAALLIKGSSLDDAAGLVKNLRSGDVVYIFDIKATATGLGNQQIKNISPIVININ, encoded by the coding sequence ATGGCAACAGGAAAACAGACGCCTCGTCAGAAGATGATCAACCTTATGTATTTGGTGTTCATCGCTATGATGGCCCTAAATATTGATGCGGAAATCATCAGATCATTTTATGATTCTACTAAAGCACTTAACGAGACTAGATTTTTAACTGAAAAGAAAAACGAGAAAATTTTCGAAAAAACTTTAGAGGCAAAAGCTCAACAAGTACCAGATACTTATGCTACGCCTTGGGAGCAGTACAAAGTCTTGAAATCTAAGGTAGATGTATTGGTGAAATCAGCAGAAGAGATTAAAGATAATCTTAAAAAACAATCTGAATTTCACGAAAAAGACAAAGCAGGAAAAGAGATTGATGTAAGCGAAAACTTCGCAGCCCTTAATAATAATGAAGCAACGATGAGTTACTTCTTTAAAGATGGAGATGAAAATACTCTGACAAAAGGGTCTACGGATTTGAAAGCTAAAATGGATGATGTAAGAAATTATATTGTTGCAACTTTTGGTAAAAATTCTCAATTGAAGGATTTAGTAGATAGAGCTAATGCATCTATCGTTGCAGAATATCCTCAAGGAAAATCTCCAAATGGTAAAACTTGGTTCCAGAATAAATTCTATCACCAGTCACTTATCGCAGCAATATCAAATCTTGGAATCATTCAGAATGATGCAAGAAACGTACAATCTGATGCACTAGCATTATTGCTTCAGGAAAAAGTGGATGCAAGCATCAAGTTTAATAATTATGAAGCTATTGTTTCTGCGCCTACAGATATTCAGTCTGGTAAAAAAGCAGAAGCGGTTATTATGTTAGGAACTTATTCAAACAGTAATAAAATTAGTATCAGTGGAGTTAGCAGACAAGAAAACGGTAAAGGATATATTCCTTTAAATACTAGTGGACTTGGTGAGCACAAAATTAATGGAACTATTACATTAACAGATGCTACAGGAAAATCACAACCTTACCCTTATACGCATACTTATAATGTAATTGCTGGTCCGCAAGAAGTAAAACTTGAAAAAGGATTATTACTTTCTGCTGATAAGATGAATGTAATGTATAGAGGACTTGAGAACCCTGTTTCAGGATCAATCTTAGGTGCTGACAATTCTAAACTTTCATTATCTGCTCCGGGTGCTACAGTAAGAAGTACAGGTCCAGGAAAATGGATTGTTAGTCCTAGCTCAGGAAACACTGTTAAATTAACACTATCAGGTAAAAACCCTAGTGGACAAAATGTTTCTCAGGTGTTTGAATACAGAATTAAAAATGTACCGCCACCACAAGGACAAATGAGAGGTCAGAACGTATTATCTATGCCTGCAACTTCAGTACCTAACCAGTCTGTACAAGCAGCAATACCGGATTTCGACTTCCCAGTTTCATTCACTGTTAATCAGTTTATGGTAAAAATCCCTGGTAGAGCAGCATTATTGATTAAAGGTAGCAGCTTAGATGACGCAGCTGGATTGGTGAAAAACTTAAGATCAGGAGACGTAGTTTATATATTTGATATTAAAGCAACGGCTACAGGTCTAGGTAATCAGCAGATTAAGAATATATCTCCTATCGTTATCAATATTAATTAA
- a CDS encoding NAD(P)/FAD-dependent oxidoreductase, protein MENVDYIIVGDGYAALFFAHQLIKNNKSFVLYSEGKKSASQVSAGIINPVVLKKFTTFWKAQEQIDFLKHSLKEIETYTGKNYLIEAPIHRIFHDENEQNLWLKKSGNEDLINFLDKDFKHLDVVKNSFNTGEVNQSARLDVNNFFGDFFTYFENNSHLIKEKFDYSKLNTSENTYKNISFKNILFCEGMGVKDNPYFSDIAVIPNKGHHIKVKLSTPIPENITIKKKHFLFPTYNGLYFYGGTYDREQLHHHIDDSAVEQLVKGLSEFYPYDFEVEEVNFGFRPTVKDRRPIIGRHYQNKNLYVFNGLGARGILNGCYFSKSLYEFIENDIPLDEEVSLDRFKETN, encoded by the coding sequence ATGGAAAATGTAGATTATATAATTGTAGGAGATGGATATGCGGCATTGTTTTTCGCTCATCAATTGATAAAGAATAATAAGTCATTTGTACTGTATTCGGAAGGAAAAAAGAGTGCTTCTCAGGTTTCTGCAGGGATCATTAATCCTGTAGTACTAAAGAAATTTACAACCTTTTGGAAAGCTCAGGAACAGATAGATTTTCTTAAACATTCTCTTAAAGAAATTGAAACTTACACAGGCAAAAATTATTTGATTGAGGCTCCTATCCACAGGATTTTTCATGATGAAAATGAACAGAATCTTTGGCTTAAAAAATCAGGGAATGAAGATTTAATTAATTTTTTAGATAAAGATTTTAAGCATTTAGATGTAGTAAAAAACTCTTTTAATACAGGAGAGGTTAATCAGTCTGCAAGGCTTGATGTAAACAATTTTTTTGGTGATTTCTTCACTTATTTTGAAAATAATTCTCACTTAATAAAAGAGAAATTTGATTACAGTAAATTAAATACTTCCGAAAATACCTACAAGAATATCAGCTTTAAAAATATCCTTTTCTGTGAAGGAATGGGAGTGAAGGATAATCCTTATTTTTCTGATATTGCTGTTATTCCCAATAAAGGACATCATATCAAAGTAAAACTTTCTACCCCGATTCCTGAAAATATTACAATCAAAAAGAAACATTTTTTGTTTCCCACTTATAACGGGTTATATTTTTATGGTGGGACTTACGACAGAGAACAATTACATCATCATATAGACGATTCTGCAGTTGAGCAATTGGTTAAAGGATTATCGGAATTTTATCCTTACGATTTTGAAGTTGAGGAAGTAAATTTCGGTTTTAGGCCTACTGTGAAGGATCGAAGACCAATTATCGGTCGCCACTATCAAAATAAAAACTTATACGTTTTTAACGGCCTTGGAGCGCGCGGAATTTTGAACGGTTGTTACTTTTCAAAGAGTTTGTATGAGTTTATTGAAAACGATATTCCTTTGGATGAAGAAGTATCTTTGGATAGATTTAAAGAGACAAATTAA
- a CDS encoding tetratricopeptide repeat protein, with protein sequence MFPLQLKKLIYILFILIFSLHKSQAYTLDELDRITEEYRKSGKMKDIIDINKKALAQFQKENNKEGIVLASINISNYLVINTEHKESLLYLEKIEKDIEEIENPELKSRFYGGYGRNYCYLGMHELSNEYFNKAIKYGEQILDKDKRKRRLYLCYSWKNLNFKELKIPDSIKLMERKCLALSPTPFLYASIAERFLDEKKHLDSAEYYLQKGYTLNKKFSLYEKGLFFYNYGRLYTEKKEYKKALEYYLQAKPIFEKTKSLSERRITYDKIYRIYKTLNDIKSSDEYYKKYAFLTDSISRRERKAINIPIKNIAEEKDEQKKDEKFQLYIVIIFAVLASILTFYFIRKKNLKNQRQKDKIIDETQQETIKLKKRANPIIFNEMKELAKNADPFFLTRFKEVYPEFYENLISQYPTLTSNELKFCALLRLNLSNKEISHYENLSIRTVETRRYRLRKKLNFSSDTDFNKWIMEL encoded by the coding sequence ATGTTCCCATTACAATTAAAAAAATTAATCTATATCTTATTTATACTTATATTTTCACTTCATAAATCTCAAGCTTACACTTTAGATGAGTTAGATAGAATTACTGAAGAGTATAGAAAGTCCGGGAAAATGAAGGATATTATTGATATTAATAAAAAGGCTCTTGCACAATTTCAGAAAGAAAATAATAAAGAAGGAATTGTTTTAGCCTCCATTAATATTTCCAATTACCTAGTGATAAACACTGAACATAAAGAAAGTTTACTTTACCTTGAAAAAATAGAAAAGGATATAGAAGAAATAGAAAATCCTGAACTCAAATCAAGATTTTATGGTGGCTATGGAAGAAATTACTGTTATTTGGGAATGCATGAATTATCAAATGAATATTTCAATAAGGCAATCAAATACGGGGAACAAATTTTAGATAAAGATAAAAGGAAAAGACGTCTATATCTTTGTTATTCTTGGAAAAATCTTAATTTTAAAGAACTAAAGATTCCGGATTCTATAAAGCTAATGGAGCGAAAATGCCTTGCATTATCCCCAACTCCGTTCCTGTATGCGTCCATCGCTGAAAGATTTTTAGATGAAAAGAAGCATTTGGACTCTGCGGAATACTATCTACAAAAAGGATATACTTTGAATAAAAAATTCTCTTTATATGAAAAAGGTTTATTTTTTTATAATTATGGAAGATTATATACCGAGAAAAAGGAATATAAGAAAGCACTAGAGTATTATTTACAGGCTAAACCCATATTTGAAAAAACAAAAAGTTTAAGTGAAAGAAGAATTACCTATGATAAGATTTATAGAATTTATAAAACACTCAATGATATAAAAAGCTCTGATGAATACTATAAGAAGTATGCTTTTCTAACAGATAGTATTAGTAGAAGAGAGAGAAAAGCAATCAATATTCCTATTAAAAACATTGCAGAAGAAAAAGATGAGCAGAAAAAAGATGAAAAATTTCAGCTTTATATTGTTATTATTTTTGCAGTTTTAGCTTCTATCCTTACATTTTATTTTATCCGTAAAAAAAATCTTAAAAACCAAAGACAAAAAGATAAGATCATCGATGAAACTCAGCAGGAAACTATTAAACTAAAGAAAAGAGCTAATCCGATTATTTTTAATGAGATGAAGGAGCTTGCAAAAAATGCTGACCCTTTTTTCCTGACACGCTTCAAAGAAGTTTATCCCGAGTTTTATGAGAATCTCATTTCTCAATATCCTACCCTTACCTCCAATGAACTAAAATTCTGTGCATTGCTGAGGTTAAACCTTTCAAACAAAGAGATCTCTCATTACGAAAATTTATCCATCCGAACTGTTGAAACAAGAAGGTACAGGCTGAGAAAAAAACTGAATTTTTCTTCGGATACCGATTTCAATAAATGGATCATGGAATTGTAA
- a CDS encoding DUF4270 family protein produces the protein MTYNIKKAFAILSLAIFGSVLLYNCEPDPDSLGEQLFLDGAAHGEEVSYPLIAYNINNNDSIRSDASKLGYATLGAVKDAQFGKQKAAYYTQLRLPAYNPDFGTNPTVDSVVLVIKPTYASDSITTTTNEDYIYPDGSVAAKKVVNTYPAIKYGRTKSPKLTIRVNEVTEFLNGPADIAYSNKAYTIGQEIGTKDFTGTVNSVAITKDSDASSLFTSATGFRIPLSPSFFKTKIIDKKGQPELSDVSNFIRHFKGLKLSVDEDDAYLIQFSPNDMELVMYYKNDKTENNTTTRPQSTYTFALGSANAHIANYKYERSSQFSTYVLGNKELGDEKLYTQGMGGPSIGVKLSTQTIKDLKELYQNNKAAIISAKIRMYTDPVWTNKYAKPKNFTIVQRDIDRTTDPTKPKVTTAFTTDLLNLTGSNNFAIYRTYDLDKTQSYYDFTVTKSVKDIIEGNLNNQAIEDKYFKIDLGSFLTTSTGALAGYQYTSTPYAVDRAVFIGSKSTDANRIQLKIIYGTK, from the coding sequence ATGACTTATAATATTAAAAAAGCTTTCGCCATTCTTTCTTTGGCGATTTTTGGAAGTGTATTGCTTTATAATTGCGAACCCGATCCGGATTCTTTAGGAGAACAATTATTCTTAGACGGAGCTGCACATGGCGAGGAGGTTTCTTATCCTCTTATTGCCTATAATATTAATAATAATGATAGTATCAGAAGTGATGCTTCTAAATTAGGGTATGCAACTTTGGGCGCTGTAAAAGATGCTCAGTTTGGTAAGCAAAAAGCTGCTTATTATACACAATTAAGACTACCAGCATATAATCCTGATTTTGGGACTAATCCTACAGTTGATTCTGTGGTGTTGGTAATTAAGCCAACGTATGCTTCAGATTCTATTACAACGACTACGAATGAAGATTACATCTATCCGGATGGAAGTGTAGCTGCTAAAAAAGTTGTAAATACTTATCCTGCAATAAAATACGGTAGAACAAAATCTCCAAAACTTACGATAAGAGTAAATGAAGTAACTGAGTTCTTAAATGGTCCTGCAGATATAGCTTATTCAAACAAAGCTTATACAATTGGACAAGAAATTGGAACTAAAGATTTTACGGGAACAGTAAATTCTGTAGCAATTACTAAAGATTCTGATGCGTCTTCATTGTTTACTTCTGCAACTGGCTTTAGAATTCCTTTATCACCTAGTTTCTTTAAAACTAAAATTATTGATAAAAAAGGTCAGCCTGAACTTAGTGATGTTTCAAATTTCATCAGACACTTCAAAGGTCTGAAACTTTCTGTTGATGAAGATGATGCTTATTTAATACAATTCTCTCCTAATGATATGGAGTTAGTAATGTATTATAAAAATGATAAGACTGAAAATAATACTACGACAAGACCTCAATCAACTTATACATTTGCTTTAGGTTCTGCGAATGCTCATATTGCAAACTATAAATATGAGAGAAGCTCTCAATTTTCTACTTACGTTTTAGGAAATAAAGAATTAGGTGATGAAAAACTGTACACACAAGGAATGGGAGGTCCTTCAATAGGAGTTAAGCTTTCTACGCAAACAATTAAAGATCTTAAAGAATTGTATCAAAATAATAAAGCAGCTATTATCAGTGCTAAAATTAGAATGTATACAGATCCTGTTTGGACAAATAAATATGCAAAGCCTAAAAACTTTACTATTGTTCAAAGAGATATTGATAGAACAACAGATCCTACAAAGCCTAAAGTTACCACAGCATTTACAACAGATTTATTGAATTTAACGGGATCTAACAATTTTGCAATTTACCGAACTTACGATCTTGACAAAACCCAATCATATTATGACTTTACAGTCACAAAATCTGTAAAAGATATTATTGAGGGGAATCTTAATAATCAGGCTATTGAGGATAAATATTTTAAAATTGATTTAGGTAGCTTCTTAACTACATCAACAGGTGCTTTGGCAGGATACCAATATACATCAACACCATATGCTGTAGACAGAGCTGTATTTATAGGATCTAAATCGACAGATGCCAATAGAATTCAGTTAAAAATCATTTACGGTACAAAATAA
- the gldL gene encoding gliding motility protein GldL — MFKTKDAWMNFFYSFGAAIVILGAWLKITHITLGPINGNIALTVGLITEAIIFIIFAFDPPKSEESYAWENVYPELLDKHANPNPIHSNISSKNGAAQFAELENSLSTKLDKMLADAKLDVQLFDRLRTGIDKFSNSVDQINQTVDVSASTHKYNDQLNKAATHMESMNALYVMQLENGKRQSEFANKYVADMQKSAEHSEKFNQELQGLTSNLNNLNRVYGGMLTAMKS; from the coding sequence ATGTTTAAGACTAAAGATGCTTGGATGAATTTCTTTTATTCGTTCGGTGCTGCAATTGTAATTCTTGGAGCTTGGCTTAAAATTACTCACATTACATTAGGACCAATCAATGGTAACATCGCTCTTACCGTGGGGCTTATTACTGAAGCAATTATCTTTATTATTTTCGCTTTTGACCCTCCAAAATCTGAAGAGTCTTATGCTTGGGAAAATGTTTACCCAGAATTATTAGATAAGCATGCAAATCCAAACCCAATACATTCAAATATCTCTTCTAAAAATGGAGCTGCTCAATTTGCTGAATTAGAAAATTCTCTTTCTACAAAATTGGACAAAATGCTTGCTGATGCAAAATTAGATGTTCAGTTATTTGATAGACTAAGAACAGGTATTGATAAATTTTCAAACTCTGTAGACCAGATCAACCAAACTGTTGACGTTTCTGCTTCTACTCATAAGTATAATGATCAGTTAAACAAAGCGGCTACACACATGGAAAGTATGAATGCCCTATATGTAATGCAGTTGGAAAACGGTAAAAGACAATCAGAATTTGCTAACAAATATGTTGCAGATATGCAAAAATCTGCTGAGCACTCAGAAAAATTTAATCAGGAATTACAAGGTTTAACATCTAACTTAAATAACTTAAACAGAGTTTATGGTGGTATGTTAACTGCTATGAAGTCATAA
- the gldK gene encoding gliding motility lipoprotein GldK, producing MKRIFLLLLSASVASVSCSGGGSSSVGKPGTKGELIPREKTKSFVAERPFGMVAIPAGSFVAGLADQDPTNTPEKAALKTVTVSSFFMDEAETTNAEYRVFINYVRDSIARTLLAEAAGEGGEGGGKGASIGDYAYLAKKEENLTPYQEYLEGQGGRDDGGFDASKRLDWKIPLHWSTTKYPDVEYAEVLESLYLPASSRMGSERILDVSKLKYNYQWGDMDAALADNERGVNFLKSESIAVYPDTTVWVKDFHFAYNEPLFEQYFWHKAYKDYPVVGVTWDQARAYCNFRSKLKSDYNESLKRRKQRPLTFRLPTEIEWEYAARGGMQNATYPWGGPYLMDDRGCYLANFKPKRGNYMEDDKKGTYTYAAPVKKFKKNGFGLFDMAGNVSEWTESGYNNSSYGFSSTLNPSTKSKTDTKKSVRGGSWKDVGYMLMTGARDWERKDSARSYIGFRTIQDIPEAAVKPRRVNR from the coding sequence ATGAAAAGGATATTTCTTTTATTATTGTCTGCGTCAGTAGCGTCGGTATCTTGTTCAGGTGGTGGAAGCTCTTCTGTAGGGAAGCCAGGAACAAAAGGAGAATTGATACCAAGAGAAAAAACAAAATCATTTGTTGCGGAAAGACCATTCGGAATGGTGGCAATTCCTGCAGGATCGTTTGTTGCTGGTTTAGCAGACCAGGATCCAACAAATACTCCTGAAAAAGCAGCATTGAAAACTGTGACTGTCTCTTCTTTCTTCATGGATGAAGCTGAAACTACTAATGCAGAGTACAGGGTGTTTATCAACTATGTAAGAGATTCAATTGCTAGAACTTTACTTGCTGAAGCTGCCGGAGAAGGTGGTGAAGGTGGTGGTAAAGGAGCAAGCATAGGAGATTATGCATACCTTGCTAAAAAAGAAGAGAATTTAACACCATATCAAGAGTATTTAGAGGGACAAGGAGGTAGAGATGACGGCGGATTTGATGCAAGCAAGAGACTAGACTGGAAAATTCCTTTACATTGGAGTACTACAAAATATCCTGATGTAGAATATGCAGAAGTATTAGAGTCTTTATATTTACCTGCTTCTTCAAGAATGGGTAGCGAAAGAATCTTAGATGTTAGTAAATTAAAATATAATTATCAGTGGGGAGATATGGATGCTGCACTTGCTGACAACGAGAGAGGTGTAAACTTCCTTAAGAGTGAGAGTATTGCAGTTTATCCGGACACTACTGTTTGGGTAAAAGATTTCCACTTTGCTTATAATGAGCCATTGTTCGAACAATATTTTTGGCACAAAGCTTACAAAGATTATCCTGTTGTTGGGGTAACTTGGGATCAAGCTAGAGCATACTGTAACTTCAGGTCTAAATTGAAATCTGATTATAACGAAAGCTTAAAAAGAAGAAAACAAAGACCATTAACTTTCCGTTTACCTACAGAAATTGAGTGGGAATACGCTGCAAGAGGAGGTATGCAAAATGCGACTTACCCTTGGGGAGGTCCATATTTAATGGATGATAGAGGTTGTTACTTAGCAAACTTTAAGCCGAAAAGAGGTAATTACATGGAAGATGATAAAAAAGGTACTTATACATATGCCGCTCCAGTAAAGAAATTTAAGAAAAACGGATTTGGGTTATTTGATATGGCCGGAAACGTTTCTGAATGGACAGAGTCTGGATATAATAATTCTTCATACGGGTTCTCTTCTACTTTAAATCCTTCAACTAAAAGTAAAACTGATACTAAGAAATCTGTAAGAGGTGGTTCTTGGAAAGACGTAGGTTATATGCTTATGACTGGTGCAAGAGATTGGGAAAGAAAAGATTCTGCGAGAAGTTATATCGGATTTAGAACAATCCAGGATATTCCTGAAGCTGCTGTTAAGCCGAGAAGAGTTAACAGATAA
- the gldN gene encoding gliding motility protein GldN, whose translation MKKYISSLLVLVSGFAFSQTILNASSPEEFRQMRAENKQKVGDTIVDKTVKPLEYGFVDDKDILKSMFVWEIIDMNDKINQPYYYDNPDGLLATQTRSLYQLLLDAAITGKIQEVYDDENFVTKLSPEGIQKRLESVRVSDAAIDILNSGRQLTEQEKKEYTDIFKTTTDKVKVLKIMGMWFIDKRDGQMKYRPLGIAAMGPDPAVQGRTGPDGQPLVGADELIDLFWVYYPSARDVLANNFVYNRKNSSADLSFDDLLNARRFSSVIYKSSSGLGDGVIKDYIPRNAEEQIEESDRIKEQILQMENDMWNY comes from the coding sequence ATGAAAAAATATATAAGCAGTCTTTTAGTTTTAGTTTCGGGGTTTGCATTTTCCCAAACTATTCTAAACGCTTCTTCTCCTGAGGAGTTTAGACAGATGAGAGCTGAGAATAAACAAAAAGTTGGAGATACTATCGTTGACAAAACAGTAAAGCCTTTGGAATATGGTTTTGTAGATGATAAAGATATCTTGAAAAGTATGTTTGTTTGGGAGATTATTGATATGAACGATAAGATCAACCAGCCGTACTATTATGATAATCCAGATGGATTGTTGGCTACTCAAACAAGATCTTTATATCAATTGTTACTTGATGCAGCTATTACTGGAAAAATTCAGGAGGTATATGACGACGAGAACTTTGTAACTAAACTTTCTCCTGAAGGAATTCAGAAGAGATTAGAAAGTGTAAGAGTCTCTGATGCAGCTATTGACATTCTTAACTCAGGAAGACAACTTACTGAGCAAGAGAAGAAAGAATATACAGATATCTTTAAAACAACTACAGATAAGGTTAAGGTTCTTAAAATTATGGGTATGTGGTTTATCGATAAAAGAGATGGTCAAATGAAATACAGACCTCTTGGTATCGCAGCAATGGGTCCAGATCCTGCTGTACAAGGTAGAACAGGACCAGACGGACAGCCTTTGGTTGGTGCTGACGAGCTTATCGATTTGTTCTGGGTTTATTATCCTAGTGCAAGAGATGTTTTAGCAAATAACTTTGTTTATAACAGAAAGAATTCATCTGCTGACCTATCTTTTGATGATTTATTGAATGCAAGAAGATTTTCTTCTGTAATCTACAAGTCTTCAAGCGGTTTAGGAGATGGAGTTATTAAAGATTATATTCCTAGAAATGCTGAAGAGCAGATAGAAGAAAGCGACAGAATTAAGGAGCAAATTCTTCAAATGGAAAATGATATGTGGAATTACTAA
- the glmS gene encoding glutamine--fructose-6-phosphate transaminase (isomerizing), whose translation MCGIVGYTGFQDAYDIVINGLRRLEYRGYDSAGIVLEDKNNKLEVEKTKGKVEDLVNIASHLKGTATIGMGHTRWATHGVPSDRNSHPHLSNNNKIAIIHNGIIENYDTIKKMLTEKGFTFKSETDTEVLVNLIQYFMDLNEEMDFPTAVRYALNEVYGAYAITVMHEDYPGVLVVGRLGSPLAIGIGDKEYFIASDASPFVEFTKEAIYLEEGHMATISLENGVDIRTINDNSKIEPEIQKLKLSLEQIEKGGYEHFMLKEIFEQPKSVQDTMRGRLIVEEGVIKMAGIWDHVEKFKNANRIIIIACGTSWHAGLIGEYLIEEYARIPVEVEYASEFRYRNPIITDKDVVIAISQSGETADTMAALKLAKERGAFIYGICNVVDSSIARITDAGSYTHAGPEIGVASTKAFTAQLTILSLIALKLGKHNGNLGNAEFMSLIAELDAMPKKIEDVLNATHELTQNIAKDFVGATNFLYLGRGYNYPAALEGALKLKEISYIHAEGYPAAEMKHGPIALIDENMPIVIIAPKKGHYDKIVSNVQEIKARKGKIIAVVNRGDTQVSEMADYVIEIPETSECFSPIVASVPLQLLAYYIAVYRGANVDQPRNLAKSVTVE comes from the coding sequence ATGTGCGGAATAGTAGGATATACAGGTTTTCAGGACGCTTACGATATAGTAATCAATGGTCTTAGAAGACTAGAATATAGAGGATACGATAGTGCAGGGATTGTTCTTGAAGATAAAAATAACAAGCTGGAAGTTGAAAAGACAAAAGGGAAGGTAGAAGATCTTGTTAATATTGCGAGCCATTTAAAAGGAACAGCTACAATAGGAATGGGGCACACACGTTGGGCAACTCACGGTGTTCCAAGTGATAGAAACTCTCACCCGCATTTATCTAATAACAATAAGATAGCAATCATCCATAATGGTATCATTGAAAATTATGATACTATTAAAAAAATGCTTACTGAAAAGGGGTTTACATTTAAATCTGAAACAGATACTGAAGTATTGGTAAATCTTATCCAGTATTTTATGGATCTTAACGAAGAAATGGATTTTCCGACGGCTGTAAGATATGCTCTTAACGAAGTATATGGGGCATATGCAATTACAGTAATGCATGAAGACTATCCTGGAGTATTGGTTGTTGGAAGATTAGGTTCTCCATTGGCTATTGGTATTGGTGATAAAGAATATTTTATTGCTTCTGATGCTTCTCCTTTCGTAGAATTTACAAAAGAAGCTATTTATTTAGAAGAAGGTCATATGGCAACTATTTCATTGGAAAATGGAGTAGATATCAGAACTATTAATGATAATTCTAAAATTGAGCCTGAAATTCAGAAACTTAAGTTGAGTTTGGAACAGATTGAAAAGGGTGGTTACGAGCACTTTATGCTTAAAGAGATTTTTGAGCAGCCAAAATCTGTACAAGATACAATGAGAGGAAGATTGATCGTAGAAGAAGGCGTAATTAAAATGGCCGGAATCTGGGATCACGTTGAGAAATTCAAAAATGCAAACAGAATCATCATCATTGCTTGCGGAACCTCTTGGCATGCAGGTCTTATTGGCGAATATTTGATTGAAGAATATGCAAGAATTCCTGTGGAAGTAGAATATGCATCAGAATTCAGATACAGAAACCCGATTATCACTGATAAAGATGTGGTAATTGCAATTTCTCAATCTGGGGAAACAGCTGATACAATGGCAGCATTGAAGCTTGCAAAAGAAAGAGGTGCATTTATATATGGTATATGTAATGTCGTAGATTCATCTATTGCAAGAATTACAGATGCAGGTTCATATACTCATGCAGGGCCGGAAATTGGTGTGGCTTCTACAAAAGCATTTACAGCTCAGCTTACCATTCTTAGCTTAATTGCACTTAAATTAGGTAAGCACAATGGTAACCTAGGAAACGCTGAATTTATGAGCTTAATTGCCGAATTGGATGCTATGCCTAAGAAAATAGAAGATGTTCTTAATGCAACCCATGAATTGACTCAGAATATCGCAAAAGACTTCGTAGGTGCTACCAATTTCCTATATTTAGGAAGAGGATACAATTATCCTGCAGCTCTTGAAGGTGCCCTAAAACTAAAAGAAATCTCTTATATTCATGCTGAAGGATATCCTGCTGCAGAAATGAAGCACGGACCAATTGCATTAATTGACGAAAACATGCCAATTGTTATCATTGCTCCTAAAAAAGGACACTATGATAAGATTGTAAGTAATGTTCAGGAAATTAAGGCTAGAAAAGGAAAAATTATTGCTGTAGTAAATAGAGGAGACACACAGGTAAGCGAAATGGCAGATTATGTTATTGAGATCCCTGAGACTTCAGAATGTTTCTCTCCAATTGTTGCATCAGTACCTTTACAGCTTTTAGCATATTATATCGCTGTATATAGAGGTGCCAATGTAGACCAGCCGAGAAACCTTGCGAAATCTGTAACTGTGGAATAA